In a genomic window of Vallitalea okinawensis:
- a CDS encoding flavodoxin domain-containing protein — protein sequence MKKMKTIVIYKSKTGFTKRYAEWIGEELNCDISNYEDFSQSSIVEYDCIIYGSRIHAGKVDGLKKIKTLVQGNGRSKLIIFATGATPLAAEDVINTIWRESFSEEELKAIPHFYMQGGLNYEKMGIGDRLIMKTLAQMLSRKKAKSSVEAGCEQSIGNSYDISSRKYILPLVQFVQKQVKM from the coding sequence ATGAAGAAGATGAAGACAATAGTTATTTATAAATCAAAAACTGGTTTTACAAAAAGATATGCGGAATGGATTGGTGAGGAACTTAACTGCGATATTTCTAATTATGAAGATTTCTCTCAATCATCTATTGTGGAATATGATTGTATTATTTATGGTAGTCGTATACATGCAGGAAAAGTTGATGGGTTAAAAAAAATAAAAACATTGGTTCAAGGTAATGGAAGGTCTAAGTTGATTATATTTGCGACAGGAGCAACCCCTTTAGCTGCAGAAGATGTAATTAATACAATTTGGCGAGAAAGCTTTTCAGAGGAAGAGTTAAAAGCAATTCCACATTTTTATATGCAGGGTGGATTGAATTATGAAAAAATGGGTATAGGAGATCGACTGATTATGAAGACACTTGCTCAAATGTTAAGTAGAAAAAAAGCTAAAAGTTCAGTTGAAGCCGGTTGTGAGCAATCTATTGGAAATTCCTATGATATTTCTTCTCGAAAATATATTTTGCCCTTAGTTCAATTTGTACAAAAACAAGTAAAGATGTGA
- a CDS encoding L-2-amino-thiazoline-4-carboxylic acid hydrolase, which yields MRVDELSNYGKDIITIQKDARLPLKSKVKIIRSLLGFGGRLLWHMNPIGFFKFIKIVKIEKQKALQMDWTHVRARGISEENLTSVISKQVVAKVMVDILGYEQAAKIRNRFSDKCSYYIFQEVFAKPEDFVECGNGDFLVAFKEYYVALQDAMKKVGLEEYEIGIDTKDCFQMNITYCVYHEVAKALGNSMNCYYSTCYGDEVFFPKLCEQVNFEFKREGTLATGKHCCDMTFIRKLN from the coding sequence TTGAGAGTAGATGAACTAAGCAATTACGGTAAAGATATTATAACTATTCAGAAGGACGCGAGATTACCATTAAAAAGTAAAGTGAAGATTATAAGATCACTGTTAGGGTTTGGAGGTCGTCTATTATGGCATATGAATCCAATAGGTTTTTTTAAGTTTATCAAGATTGTAAAAATAGAAAAGCAAAAAGCTTTACAAATGGATTGGACACATGTACGGGCAAGGGGTATTTCAGAGGAAAATCTTACATCAGTTATCAGTAAACAGGTAGTAGCTAAGGTTATGGTTGATATCTTGGGCTATGAACAAGCTGCAAAGATAAGAAACCGCTTCTCAGATAAATGCTCATATTACATATTTCAAGAAGTTTTTGCAAAACCTGAAGATTTTGTTGAGTGTGGTAATGGCGATTTTTTAGTAGCCTTTAAAGAATATTATGTAGCTCTTCAAGATGCTATGAAGAAGGTAGGCTTAGAAGAATATGAGATTGGTATAGATACTAAGGATTGCTTCCAGATGAATATAACCTATTGCGTATACCATGAGGTAGCTAAAGCATTAGGTAACTCAATGAACTGCTATTACTCTACTTGCTATGGTGATGAAGTATTTTTTCCTAAACTTTGTGAGCAAGTAAATTTTGAATTTAAGAGAGAGGGTACATTAGCTACAGGTAAACACTGCTGTGATATGACATTTATTCGTAAGTTGAATTGA
- a CDS encoding class I SAM-dependent methyltransferase, whose translation MQNIYDNDQFYEGYIELRNRSNSYNELLEIPAIRSLLPDLMNKVILDLGCGYGEGCLWYVSNGAKTVVGVDISEKMIERAKDENSSKFVEFINKPIETFTYEEDFFDLVLSSVAFHYIEDFDALIRKIYSLLKPGGQLVFSQEHPVILANKKREGWIRDQNNKKVYWPLDDYQLEGKREETWIVDGVIKYHRTFSTIINTLIRNGFIVDKILEPIATDKAIEQNYRLVNEKRRPSFLMIKARKQNE comes from the coding sequence ATGCAAAATATATATGATAATGATCAATTTTATGAGGGGTATATCGAACTAAGAAATAGAAGTAATAGTTATAATGAGTTACTAGAAATACCAGCTATAAGATCTTTACTCCCTGACTTAATGAATAAAGTTATTTTAGATCTAGGTTGCGGATATGGCGAAGGATGCCTTTGGTATGTTAGTAACGGTGCAAAAACTGTAGTTGGTGTTGACATATCTGAGAAAATGATTGAGAGAGCTAAAGATGAGAATAGTAGTAAGTTTGTAGAGTTTATAAATAAACCAATAGAGACATTTACTTATGAGGAAGATTTTTTTGACTTAGTATTAAGTTCAGTAGCCTTTCATTATATTGAAGATTTTGATGCTTTAATTAGGAAGATTTATTCACTTTTAAAACCAGGTGGACAACTTGTTTTTTCACAAGAACACCCTGTAATACTAGCGAATAAAAAAAGAGAAGGTTGGATTAGAGATCAAAATAATAAAAAAGTTTACTGGCCTCTTGATGATTATCAGCTAGAGGGGAAAAGAGAAGAAACTTGGATTGTTGATGGTGTTATAAAATACCACAGAACTTTTTCTACTATAATAAATACTTTAATAAGGAATGGTTTCATTGTTGACAAAATATTGGAACCTATTGCTACAGATAAAGCAATAGAGCAAAATTACAGGTTAGTTAATGAAAAAAGAAGACCCTCATTTTTGATGATAAAAGCGAGAAAACAGAATGAATAA
- a CDS encoding GNAT family N-acetyltransferase, with protein sequence MIEIRAMKQNEALKVRKLGKKTFEWFESLFVPNPKDCCVAVEGNTIIGAVLYKYLTVAGKKIGYVDYIFVDKAGHGKGVGSKLVDVCLETMQKEGCDGYSAIVRDDNVGSWKMFVNRGLQRVGLDDLIKQFGILGMFSLTFKTPMNIATGMEFYLKLKHDDLSVKKEDSTSQAFNYFIFSVLLLLPTLIYGFEHAFHVIGAIVSVLGIRMVFGYIGTMLSNEKWYFRVCDGGYIIPFIASLFGGIYLISGNWYPRVYRKEADFKRSLGLTALAQWISLLCIALMTRTQLGELEFIRTMASMSGIFMLISIVPFYPLASFGGKRIFDWNKWLYVIVVLFSLCAVFLY encoded by the coding sequence ATGATTGAAATAAGAGCTATGAAGCAAAATGAAGCACTGAAAGTTAGAAAACTGGGAAAGAAGACCTTCGAATGGTTCGAAAGTCTTTTTGTACCGAATCCAAAGGACTGTTGTGTTGCTGTTGAGGGCAATACGATTATCGGTGCGGTATTGTACAAGTACCTGACTGTAGCTGGTAAAAAGATTGGTTATGTCGATTACATATTTGTAGATAAAGCTGGTCATGGAAAAGGTGTTGGCAGCAAACTGGTTGATGTTTGTTTAGAGACAATGCAAAAAGAAGGTTGTGATGGCTACAGTGCTATTGTGAGAGATGATAATGTTGGATCTTGGAAGATGTTCGTTAATAGAGGTTTACAAAGGGTTGGTTTAGACGATCTAATTAAGCAATTTGGTATTTTGGGTATGTTTAGTCTGACATTCAAGACACCAATGAACATTGCTACAGGAATGGAGTTTTATCTTAAGCTAAAGCACGATGACCTTTCTGTCAAGAAAGAAGATTCCACTTCGCAGGCCTTCAATTATTTTATTTTTTCAGTCCTGTTATTATTGCCAACACTCATCTATGGTTTTGAGCATGCTTTCCATGTGATCGGAGCAATAGTATCTGTTCTTGGTATCAGAATGGTTTTTGGTTATATTGGAACAATGCTTTCAAATGAAAAATGGTATTTTAGAGTGTGTGATGGTGGCTATATTATACCGTTCATAGCTTCCCTTTTTGGTGGCATCTATTTAATTTCAGGGAACTGGTATCCAAGAGTTTATAGAAAAGAAGCAGACTTTAAGCGTTCTCTAGGTTTAACAGCTTTGGCTCAATGGATTTCTTTACTATGTATCGCACTCATGACAAGAACTCAATTGGGTGAACTGGAATTTATTAGAACTATGGCAAGCATGTCTGGTATTTTTATGTTGATCAGCATCGTACCATTTTACCCGCTTGCTAGTTTTGGTGGAAAAAGGATATTTGACTGGAACAAGTGGCTGTATGTTATCGTTGTACTTTTTTCTTTATGTGCTGTTTTTTTATATTAG
- a CDS encoding DUF402 domain-containing protein, with the protein MYDANNNLIQWYFDIIKSIGIDLGRVYFEDMYFDIVYQAKGDIYLLDEDELADAYKEKVITDHDVDVAYKTYEKIIYEINSNQNYIINNGANYFNKLMKVIVI; encoded by the coding sequence ATGTACGATGCTAATAATAATCTAATACAATGGTATTTTGATATTATAAAAAGTATTGGAATAGATTTGGGAAGAGTTTATTTTGAAGATATGTATTTTGATATAGTTTATCAAGCCAAAGGCGATATCTATTTGCTTGATGAAGATGAGTTAGCAGATGCATACAAAGAAAAAGTGATTACAGACCATGACGTAGATGTAGCATATAAAACGTATGAGAAAATAATATACGAAATCAATAGTAACCAGAATTACATAATTAATAATGGAGCAAACTACTTCAATAAACTAATGAAAGTAATTGTAATATAG
- a CDS encoding SAM-dependent methyltransferase: MIDFKRCEKYYKNYSNFFESNKMLGPNAMWLIEILSEKMDLKPGMRVLDMGCGTGLTSIFLAKEFGVTVFANDLWISPSDNYKRFVEMGVDDKVFPIQAEAHALPYADNFFDVAISIDAYHYFGTDETYFPCHYSKLVKQGGQFGIISPGLTREFNDSLPEAIKPHWDPDMYTFHSSKWWHEMWGKTGLVDIILAEDVPEGKALWRSTADFELLDADIENYLTLVLMTAIKK; encoded by the coding sequence ATGATAGATTTTAAACGTTGTGAAAAATACTATAAAAATTATAGTAATTTTTTTGAGAGTAATAAAATGCTTGGACCAAATGCTATGTGGCTGATAGAAATATTATCTGAAAAAATGGATTTAAAACCAGGTATGCGTGTGTTAGATATGGGTTGTGGTACTGGATTGACATCTATATTTCTTGCAAAGGAATTTGGCGTTACAGTATTTGCAAACGACTTGTGGATTAGTCCATCGGATAATTATAAGCGTTTTGTAGAAATGGGAGTAGACGATAAAGTATTTCCAATTCAAGCTGAAGCTCATGCTCTACCATATGCTGATAATTTTTTCGATGTTGCAATAAGTATTGATGCATATCATTATTTTGGAACAGACGAAACATATTTCCCATGTCATTACTCAAAACTTGTAAAGCAAGGGGGACAATTTGGTATTATTAGCCCTGGACTTACGAGGGAATTTAACGATAGTTTACCAGAAGCGATCAAACCACATTGGGATCCAGACATGTATACTTTTCATAGTTCAAAATGGTGGCATGAAATGTGGGGAAAAACAGGTTTGGTTGATATCATACTTGCTGAAGATGTTCCTGAAGGAAAGGCGCTTTGGAGGTCAACAGCTGATTTTGAACTTCTTGATGCAGATATTGAAAACTACTTGACACTGGTATTGATGACAGCCATAAAGAAATAA
- a CDS encoding PHP domain-containing protein has protein sequence MKEKIVDLHIHSFYSDGTMSPQEIVTKALTKGVGLLAIADHNTLEGNIELSNLSEKYKLDFISAVELDSIDNGVDVHILGYGIEVTNQEFCDFVDSNKRLLEEVNIRLIEKMENDFKEISVSEYITFQYDRKLGGWKALHYFMHKNLTVNLMDGIKFYSKYGNSYSSVNFPDIKTVCESIHRAGGKAILAHPGLTIKSDNIPDFKKEVLRMVNMGLDGIECYYPLHSNEVISACVNICRDKDLIITTGSDYHGSFIEDAEIGEMDIPKSKLVLKDLV, from the coding sequence ATGAAAGAGAAAATTGTTGATTTACATATTCATTCTTTTTATTCTGATGGGACAATGTCACCGCAAGAAATAGTAACTAAAGCATTAACAAAAGGGGTTGGGCTATTAGCTATAGCAGATCATAATACTTTAGAGGGTAACATAGAATTATCCAATTTATCAGAAAAGTATAAACTTGATTTTATATCTGCAGTAGAATTAGACTCTATTGATAATGGAGTGGACGTTCATATTCTTGGATACGGAATAGAAGTAACTAACCAAGAGTTTTGTGACTTTGTTGATTCAAATAAGCGTTTACTTGAGGAAGTTAATATTAGATTAATTGAGAAAATGGAAAATGATTTTAAAGAAATATCAGTATCTGAATACATTACATTTCAATATGATAGGAAATTAGGTGGATGGAAGGCACTTCATTATTTTATGCATAAAAACTTAACGGTTAATCTGATGGATGGAATAAAGTTTTATTCTAAATATGGAAACTCATACAGTAGTGTAAACTTCCCCGATATAAAAACTGTCTGTGAGTCAATTCATAGAGCTGGTGGAAAAGCTATTTTAGCTCATCCAGGATTGACAATCAAATCAGATAATATTCCTGATTTCAAGAAGGAAGTACTGAGAATGGTGAATATGGGATTAGATGGAATAGAATGCTATTATCCCTTACATTCTAATGAAGTAATTTCAGCATGTGTTAATATCTGCAGAGATAAAGATTTAATTATAACTACAGGTTCCGATTACCATGGTAGTTTCATTGAAGATGCTGAAATTGGTGAGATGGATATACCAAAGAGTAAACTTGTTCTTAAAGATTTAGTTTAA
- a CDS encoding GNAT family N-acetyltransferase gives MKEASKISIRKAQSSDIEQIFLFEREYIIEHEPEQLAKWDSVKYRTMELLVSNLKRMFVATVDGQLAGHGYWSIYLGQPCIYSIYLLKDYRLMGIAAGLMKTIEKQIFDNGHKKITLSTLVTNPAQHFFDKMSYEVLAIEDGWIHYSKTMK, from the coding sequence ATGAAAGAGGCTAGTAAAATCAGTATTAGAAAAGCTCAAAGTAGTGATATAGAGCAAATATTTTTATTTGAGCGAGAGTATATTATAGAACATGAACCTGAGCAATTGGCTAAATGGGATTCTGTAAAATACAGGACTATGGAGTTATTGGTGAGTAATTTAAAAAGAATGTTTGTGGCAACTGTAGATGGACAACTGGCAGGTCATGGGTATTGGAGTATATATCTTGGACAACCATGTATTTATAGTATTTATCTTCTAAAAGACTATAGGCTTATGGGAATTGCTGCTGGCTTAATGAAAACAATTGAAAAACAAATATTTGATAATGGGCATAAAAAAATAACATTATCGACTTTAGTGACTAATCCAGCACAACATTTTTTTGATAAGATGAGTTATGAAGTATTGGCAATAGAAGATGGATGGATTCATTATAGTAAAACCATGAAGTAA
- a CDS encoding outer membrane protein assembly factor BamD, whose protein sequence is MKRNIFIMIAILTLCLSITACGNAENIVKKIDADDFTISYGKSIYQAKDKLEQKNIDILIENYNKITLDGTTNQEINYDNAITIIFINNDQISGQVTIDDKGICRIDDNIDNYIINKENDIYEDLLKVYLDLKEKYE, encoded by the coding sequence ATGAAAAGAAATATTTTTATCATGATAGCAATTTTAACTTTATGTTTATCCATTACAGCATGCGGGAATGCAGAGAATATTGTTAAGAAGATTGATGCGGATGATTTCACGATATCTTACGGAAAAAGTATATATCAGGCAAAAGATAAGCTAGAACAAAAAAACATTGATATTCTTATAGAGAACTATAATAAGATTACATTGGACGGGACAACAAATCAGGAAATTAATTACGATAATGCTATAACTATTATATTCATCAATAATGACCAAATTTCTGGGCAAGTAACTATTGATGATAAAGGAATTTGCCGTATAGATGATAATATTGATAACTATATTATTAATAAAGAAAATGATATATATGAAGATTTATTGAAAGTGTATCTTGATTTAAAAGAAAAGTATGAATAG
- a CDS encoding DUF952 domain-containing protein, whose translation MVILHCMKKEKWNEVKRNPEFGEKNLQIEGFIHCSSVEYFWRVAPNFTNIKDDLVLLCIDTDKLKAEIRWEDGDNCGREYPHIYGLINTNSVIKVLPYNKDIRGNWIKNEEFDTVQNK comes from the coding sequence ATGGTTATACTGCATTGTATGAAAAAAGAAAAATGGAATGAAGTTAAACGGAATCCTGAATTTGGTGAAAAAAATCTACAAATTGAAGGATTTATTCATTGCTCATCAGTAGAATATTTTTGGCGAGTTGCCCCAAATTTTACAAATATTAAAGATGATCTGGTATTATTGTGTATTGACACTGATAAATTAAAAGCTGAAATCAGATGGGAAGATGGAGACAACTGTGGACGAGAATATCCACATATTTATGGGCTTATTAATACTAATTCAGTCATTAAAGTGCTTCCATATAACAAGGACATTAGGGGCAATTGGATTAAGAATGAAGAGTTTGATACTGTTCAAAATAAGTAA
- a CDS encoding serine hydrolase domain-containing protein, with protein MLTSPNNIFSAFIQHLVEEPVIYEPGTHFTYNNSSTYMLSRVIEAATGLNLLDYIDKKIFLPLNISKPQWDTCPLGVPQGFSGLYLTAEQLSRFGQLLLDKGVWKGKQLIPTDYIERATSVQIQTDEFNPFFATDDHHQGYGYQVWMNSYPNSYRMDGLFGQYVVILPDKNAVITYISNESENMTGVLELTWDTLVDKL; from the coding sequence GTGTTAACATCACCTAATAATATTTTCTCAGCATTCATTCAGCATTTAGTTGAAGAACCTGTTATATATGAACCAGGAACTCACTTTACATATAATAATTCATCTACTTATATGCTTTCAAGAGTTATTGAAGCAGCTACAGGACTTAATTTGCTTGATTATATAGATAAGAAGATATTTCTGCCTTTAAATATTTCTAAACCACAGTGGGATACATGCCCTCTAGGAGTACCTCAGGGTTTTTCAGGATTATATTTAACTGCAGAACAACTATCTAGATTCGGTCAACTGCTTCTAGACAAAGGTGTTTGGAAGGGTAAGCAACTAATTCCCACAGATTATATAGAGCGAGCAACATCTGTTCAAATACAAACAGATGAATTTAATCCATTCTTTGCAACAGATGATCATCATCAGGGGTATGGATATCAGGTATGGATGAACTCATATCCTAACTCATATCGTATGGACGGTCTATTTGGCCAATATGTAGTGATTCTACCAGATAAAAATGCTGTTATTACATATATTTCTAATGAGTCTGAAAACATGACTGGAGTACTAGAACTCACTTGGGACACATTAGTTGATAAGCTTTAG
- a CDS encoding creatininase family protein yields the protein MLDSMFKDTMVNMKWTDIESYANKKALVLIPLGVIEEHGPHLCLGTDILTAHVYCLSIKEKLEQEGYNVIIAPPFYWGVCQSTGGFIGSFRIRKETAKALLFDILASLAEFGFTNIFGVNAHGDIEHSLAIIEAFKDATEKLKINACYAFDEWRLPHFGFSGNEPYLCPIELQSIVVSTAEVSDVHGGDIETAIIHKFYPHLVDVEKAKSLPPVALDDDKVEQWLFGGHIKELSSDGYLGTPSNYESVDALNYVSDYTYRISKAIIGRIV from the coding sequence ATGTTAGATAGTATGTTTAAAGATACAATGGTCAATATGAAATGGACAGACATAGAGTCCTATGCAAATAAAAAGGCGCTTGTTTTAATACCACTTGGAGTAATTGAAGAACATGGACCACATTTATGTTTAGGAACGGATATATTAACTGCACATGTATATTGTTTGTCAATCAAAGAAAAGCTTGAACAGGAGGGATACAATGTAATAATCGCACCACCCTTTTACTGGGGTGTATGTCAGTCAACGGGTGGGTTTATAGGTTCTTTCAGAATTAGGAAAGAAACCGCTAAAGCTTTACTTTTTGATATATTGGCTTCATTAGCGGAATTTGGTTTTACCAATATCTTTGGTGTAAATGCTCATGGTGATATTGAACACAGTCTTGCCATAATTGAAGCATTTAAAGATGCAACTGAAAAGTTAAAAATCAATGCTTGCTATGCTTTTGATGAATGGAGACTTCCACACTTTGGATTCAGTGGGAATGAACCTTATTTATGCCCCATAGAACTTCAATCAATCGTAGTAAGTACGGCTGAAGTTTCTGATGTTCATGGAGGAGATATTGAAACGGCTATAATACATAAGTTTTATCCTCATCTAGTTGATGTTGAAAAAGCCAAGTCATTGCCCCCTGTTGCATTAGATGATGATAAAGTTGAACAGTGGTTATTTGGTGGTCACATCAAAGAACTATCTTCAGATGGATATTTGGGTACTCCATCTAATTACGAAAGTGTTGATGCTCTAAACTACGTAAGTGATTATACTTACAGGATATCAAAAGCTATTATAGGACGAATAGTATAA
- a CDS encoding HD domain-containing protein: protein MDRGKYQVIEDYMLSSMDNNDTAHGYQHVYRVLYNALEISKDYELDDEVLIVSSLLHDIGRDAQTKNSYIDHAEEGAEKAYLYLISNGWSKGKANHIKDCISTHSNRNACSIEAKIIFDADKLDVIGAIGVARIIAYNGIVSQPLYSVSNNGMVLPGEKNEKDSFFKEYNNNFKKIYDRFYTKKAKEMAKNKKKTSEDYYNKLFEEVYNIHKNGIENLNIVLKA, encoded by the coding sequence ATGGATAGAGGAAAATATCAAGTTATAGAAGATTATATGCTTTCGAGTATGGATAATAATGATACTGCCCATGGTTACCAGCATGTTTACAGAGTACTATATAATGCATTAGAAATAAGCAAGGATTATGAATTAGATGATGAAGTCTTAATTGTATCATCGTTACTACACGATATAGGTAGAGATGCACAGACTAAAAACTCTTACATTGATCATGCTGAAGAAGGAGCTGAAAAGGCATATTTATATCTGATCTCAAATGGTTGGAGTAAAGGTAAGGCTAATCATATTAAGGATTGTATTTCAACACATAGTAACAGAAATGCATGTAGTATTGAAGCAAAGATAATATTTGATGCAGATAAACTAGATGTAATTGGTGCTATAGGTGTTGCTAGAATAATAGCATATAATGGAATAGTGTCACAACCTTTATATTCTGTGAGTAATAACGGTATGGTGTTACCTGGAGAAAAAAATGAAAAAGATTCATTCTTTAAGGAGTACAATAATAACTTTAAGAAGATATATGATAGATTTTATACTAAAAAAGCTAAAGAAATGGCAAAAAACAAAAAGAAGACAAGTGAAGATTATTACAATAAGTTATTTGAAGAAGTCTATAATATACATAAGAATGGAATAGAAAATTTAAACATAGTGTTAAAAGCATAG
- a CDS encoding nitroreductase family protein has product MNDIIEVFKNLKTTRKTEFNNDHIEEELVDKIKDCILRTSNASNRQSYSIIELDREQIKELGFRGDRVLIYCVDFYRLKLCAEELEQDFNSEYFMQFVTGLIDISLLVQSTVLAAQSLGIDTLVTNEVYHKKIDRLFNTLKLPKFFVFPMIAVCMGYTNKSKTVKGRLNKDNIIFRGTYKSFTKKDIKGIIEEVDDKKKRIGLIDTWDDKGYEHYYEWFFDKWSKSIGNEQESVELVNELRKHKMI; this is encoded by the coding sequence ATGAACGATATTATTGAAGTATTTAAGAATCTTAAAACGACAAGAAAGACCGAATTTAACAATGATCACATCGAAGAAGAATTAGTCGATAAAATTAAAGACTGTATTTTAAGAACTTCTAATGCATCAAACAGACAATCTTATTCAATAATTGAGTTAGATAGAGAACAGATTAAGGAATTAGGTTTTAGGGGGGATAGAGTTCTAATTTATTGTGTTGATTTTTATAGATTAAAGTTATGTGCAGAAGAATTAGAACAAGACTTTAATTCTGAGTATTTTATGCAATTTGTAACAGGATTAATAGATATAAGTTTACTAGTTCAATCAACCGTATTGGCTGCTCAGTCATTGGGAATAGATACACTAGTGACGAATGAAGTATACCATAAAAAGATTGATAGATTATTTAATACATTAAAGTTACCAAAGTTTTTTGTCTTTCCGATGATAGCAGTATGTATGGGCTATACAAACAAGAGCAAAACTGTCAAAGGAAGACTTAACAAAGACAATATAATATTTAGAGGTACATATAAGAGTTTTACTAAGAAAGATATAAAGGGGATTATTGAAGAAGTAGATGATAAGAAAAAAAGGATTGGACTAATAGATACTTGGGATGATAAAGGATATGAGCATTATTATGAATGGTTTTTTGATAAGTGGTCTAAAAGCATAGGGAATGAGCAAGAAAGTGTTGAATTGGTAAATGAGTTGAGAAAACATAAGATGATCTAA
- a CDS encoding HD domain-containing protein produces the protein MFPNREMAEKELELAGQLNHGPWIEHSINVGLAAQMIAKKCSNLNPDKAYVLGLLHDIGRRYGISARRHGIDGYKFMKEKGWNEVGRICLTHSFPVPDSDKEIGKNDMSDEESEFVRKYFNDITYDDYDKLLIVCDALADDQGFCMLEKRFVNTTRRYGTFPFTVERWNATFEMKEYFEQQMNCSIYDILPNVKETTFIDVPLWKPPVK, from the coding sequence ATGTTTCCTAATAGAGAAATGGCTGAAAAGGAATTAGAATTAGCAGGACAATTAAACCATGGACCATGGATAGAACATTCTATCAATGTAGGATTAGCGGCTCAAATGATTGCTAAAAAATGTAGTAATCTTAATCCTGACAAAGCATATGTTTTAGGACTTCTTCATGATATAGGTAGAAGATATGGTATAAGTGCAAGAAGACATGGTATTGATGGATATAAATTTATGAAGGAAAAAGGTTGGAACGAAGTAGGTAGAATTTGTTTGACACATTCATTCCCAGTTCCTGACTCTGACAAAGAAATAGGCAAAAATGATATGAGTGACGAAGAAAGCGAATTTGTTAGAAAGTATTTTAATGACATAACTTATGATGATTACGATAAACTATTGATTGTTTGTGATGCACTTGCAGATGATCAAGGTTTTTGTATGTTAGAAAAGCGGTTTGTTAATACAACAAGACGCTATGGAACATTTCCATTTACTGTGGAACGTTGGAATGCAACTTTTGAAATGAAAGAGTATTTTGAACAACAAATGAATTGTTCCATATATGATATTCTTCCAAATGTAAAAGAGACTACGTTTATAGATGTACCACTATGGAAACCACCAGTAAAATAG